The sequence below is a genomic window from Ipomoea triloba cultivar NCNSP0323 chromosome 2, ASM357664v1.
GTTTTCAAATTCCTTGAGCCAACCGAGCAACACCCTCTTTTTCTTCCTTATGTCCCTCAAGAGTTCTTGGTTAAGGGGAAGCAAGTTCACTCTCCCCTTTGACCTTGTGTGCATAAACCAAGAGGGACACCTATCAACAAACACCAAACAAAACACTTGGAGAAATTCAAAAATCATGAGTTCTAACCTTCAGCAATTgatgaaaacaagaaaaattgaagATAGAGATCGTCCTTGGAGAAATAGAGCTCTAGTAATGGAGGAGAAGACAAGGAAATGGGGTTTTGGGGGTGGAGTGGGCGGCTAGGGTTAATAAAATCAGATTGGGAATTTTCTTATATAGCAGGTCGAAACGGGTGGGGACACGGGTGAACCACCCGTTTCAGCGCTGCCTCTAAACGTCAAAACGCACTAGAATTCACCGAAAAAAGAAATGGGTGGGGAAACGGGCGTGTCATGGGGCGTTTCTGCGCTGCCTCTAAACTTCAAAACACACTAGAAATCACGCGAAAAGAAATGGGGCCCTACACGCCCGTTTCTAGGAGCGTTTCGCTCCGACCTCAAACATGCAAAACACATTGGAAACCAGCCAAAAAGAAATGGGCATGTACACGCCCGTTTCCCTTGGCGTTTCGGTTAGGCTCTAATCTTCAAAATTTCAGTTTTCAACAGTTAGCCTTATTTTCACACTCAAATCGAACCGTATCAATTTCAAATCAATTCAACACCAAACCAAAGCATGAATGTATCAATTCTCACTACCCCCAACACTCCCATAAGCAATCAAAAGCACTTCTCACTCAAATAATCGCTCTCAAACCCTTCAAAATAATGGTTGGACGACAAAAGGTATGTGCCAAAGCACTTAGGATCAAACTCTAACTCTTAAAAGCAAAGTGAAAGCAAGTAAAGGCATTGAAAGTAAATGCATGGAATTTAAATTGCAAGAAACTAAGATagcatggggtgcctcccatgaagcgctaagtttaatgtcgctagctcgactcaaccttaTTTTCATCAAGTTCCGGTGGGAAGGAAGTGGGATTTAGGCTTTGCAAGCCTTGACAAATGTCTCATGAATCGCTTGTAGAATGAGGAATGACCATTTGATGTTTGGCCATTTGAATCCTTCACATCTTTTGCCACGGTTGAGGTTGGCACTTTCAATGGTACTTCAATTTCATCGTGATTTCCTTGCAATTTTTCAACATTTTCCTCCTTGATTCCAATCATTTTGCACTCATCAACATAGGACGGTTGATGCTTGGCCATcttaaatatgtcaaattcaattttgttttcgGCAACCTCCATCACCAACTTGCCCCTCTTCACATCAATTATAGCACCGGCGGTAGCTAGGAAAGGCCTACCAAGGATGATGGGAACCTTGGCACCCTCCTCCACATCAAGAACAACAAAATCCCCCGGTATTGATCAATCATTATGGGGATATCCTCAAGGACGCCCACCGGGCGCATCACTGAACGATTAGCCACCTGAAGAGTCATGGTGGTAGGCTTGGGCTCACCAACGTTTAGCCTCTTACACATAGAATAGGGCATCAAAATGACACTTGCCCCTAGGTCACACAAGGTACCTCCTACAACAAATCCACCGATAATACAAGGAATGGCGAAACTACCGGGATCTTTCAACTTGGGAGGCAATTTCTGTTGAAGCACTGCACATGTCAAAACTCCTTCACTCAAATCCACAACTGCACTCTTTTCAGGTTTCTTCTTGTTACTCAAAATGTTTTTCAAGAACTTCTTGTATGAAGGTATTTGAGTGACAGCTTCAACAAACGGCATAGAGATTTCCACCTTATCAAGCATGTTGTGGAATTTGCTCTCCCTTTCGAAGTCTTTTGATTTCCACAACCTTTGTGGAAATGGTAACAAGTTGTACGATATCACCTAGTCATCAATCTCCTTATCCTTGctcattttcttcttgtttcGGGCACTTTGTTCTTGCACGGGAACCTTTCCCTTTGACTTGTCTTTTTGAATCAA
It includes:
- the LOC116010881 gene encoding uncharacterized protein LOC116010881, producing MPFVEAVTQIPSYKKFLKNILSNKKKPEKSAVVDLSEGVLTCAVLQQKLPPKLKDPGSFAIPCIIGGFVVGGTLCDLGASVILMPYSMCKRLNVGEPKPTTMTLQVANRSVMRPVGVLEDIPIMIDQYRGILLFLMWRRVPRFPSSLVGLS